From Streptomyces durmitorensis, a single genomic window includes:
- the tyrS gene encoding tyrosine--tRNA ligase, with protein MTDIVDELKWRGLFALSTDEDALRKALADGPVTFYCGFDPTAASLHVGHLVQVLTVRRLQQAGHRPLALVGGATGQIGDPRPTAERTLNDPETIANWVARLRSQIEPFLSFEGENAALMVNNLDWTAGMSAIEFLRDIGKHFRVNKMLTKDSVARRLESQEGISYTEFSYQLLQGMDFLELYRRYGCTLQSGGSDQWGNLTAGIDLIHRLEPDATVHAVGTPLMVKADGTKFGKSESGAVWLDPEMTTPYAFYQFWLNVDDRDVSTYSRILSFKSREELEELEKLTEERPQARAAQRALAEELTTLVHGADQCAAVIAASKALFGQGELGDLDEATLSAALSELPRVQVAELGPVVDLLAEVGLVASKSAARRTVKEGGAYVNNAKVASEDAVPSRDELLHGRWLVLRRGKKNLAAVEVTAG; from the coding sequence GTGACGGACATCGTCGACGAGCTGAAGTGGCGCGGGCTTTTCGCCCTGTCCACGGACGAAGATGCACTGCGCAAGGCGCTCGCGGACGGCCCCGTCACGTTCTATTGCGGCTTCGACCCCACCGCGGCCAGCCTGCACGTCGGACACCTGGTGCAGGTCCTCACGGTCCGCCGCCTCCAGCAGGCCGGGCACCGCCCGCTCGCGCTGGTCGGCGGCGCCACGGGCCAGATCGGTGACCCGCGGCCGACGGCCGAGCGCACCCTGAACGACCCGGAGACGATCGCGAACTGGGTGGCCCGGCTTCGCTCGCAGATCGAGCCGTTCCTGTCCTTCGAGGGCGAGAACGCCGCGCTGATGGTCAACAACCTGGACTGGACCGCGGGGATGTCCGCGATCGAGTTCCTGCGGGACATCGGCAAGCACTTCCGCGTGAACAAGATGCTGACCAAGGACTCCGTGGCCCGGCGCCTGGAGTCCCAGGAGGGCATCTCGTACACGGAGTTCAGCTACCAGCTGCTGCAGGGCATGGACTTCCTGGAGCTCTACCGGCGCTACGGCTGCACGCTGCAGTCCGGCGGCAGCGACCAGTGGGGCAACCTCACGGCGGGCATCGACCTGATCCACCGCCTGGAGCCGGACGCCACGGTGCACGCCGTCGGCACGCCGCTGATGGTCAAGGCGGACGGCACCAAGTTCGGCAAGTCCGAGAGCGGCGCCGTCTGGCTCGACCCGGAGATGACCACGCCGTACGCCTTCTACCAGTTCTGGCTGAACGTGGACGACCGGGACGTCTCGACGTACTCGCGCATCCTCAGCTTCAAGTCCCGCGAGGAGCTCGAAGAGCTCGAGAAGCTCACCGAGGAGCGTCCGCAGGCCCGTGCGGCCCAGCGCGCGCTCGCCGAGGAGCTGACGACGCTGGTGCACGGCGCCGACCAGTGCGCCGCGGTCATCGCCGCGTCCAAGGCGCTGTTCGGCCAGGGGGAGCTCGGCGACCTCGACGAGGCGACGCTGAGCGCGGCCCTCTCCGAGCTGCCGCGCGTCCAGGTCGCCGAGCTCGGCCCGGTGGTGGACCTCCTCGCGGAGGTCGGCCTGGTGGCCAGCAAGTCCGCGGCCCGGCGCACGGTCAAGGAGGGCGGTGCCTACGTGAACAACGCGAAGGTCGCCTCCGAGGACGCCGTACCGTCCCGCGACGAGCTCCTGCACGGCCGCTGGCTGGTGCTCCGCCGGGGCAAGAAGAACCTGGCGGCGGTCGAGGTCACCGCGGGCTGA
- a CDS encoding GlsB/YeaQ/YmgE family stress response membrane protein produces MSWLWAIVVGFVLGLIAKAILPGKQHSPLWLTTIFGIIGAIIGNSLASGFGIDDTKGIDWGRHALQLVAALVVVGVGDMAYKMIKGNKQQA; encoded by the coding sequence ATGAGCTGGTTGTGGGCCATCGTCGTCGGATTCGTGCTGGGGCTTATCGCCAAGGCGATCCTGCCCGGAAAGCAGCACAGTCCGCTCTGGCTGACCACGATCTTCGGCATCATCGGTGCGATCATCGGCAACTCGCTTGCCTCTGGATTCGGCATCGATGACACCAAGGGCATCGACTGGGGCCGGCACGCCCTCCAGCTGGTGGCGGCCCTCGTCGTCGTGGGCGTCGGAGACATGGCGTACAAGATGATCAAGGGCAACAAACAGCAGGCCTGA
- a CDS encoding ANTAR domain-containing protein translates to MTHPVMADYLRALSSHTGQGVASLPLEACADMLGLDGLALLLNPVGGPAELVQSYGERTGALEDLQQVQGQGPSLDAARFGTLLLLPDVADDLAFGGRRWPGLPGSIEALNVRAVFSFPLRIGVIALGALTGHRTGPGPMSTDQLTNAFGLADIVSQITIATAAQTELSQNVPLLDEPGLHFAEVHQATGMVAAQLEIGVDQALIRLRGHAFSHDLPLLEVAREVLALRLCLDGNGTPGRPA, encoded by the coding sequence GTGACCCATCCCGTGATGGCGGACTACCTTCGTGCTCTCAGCTCTCACACCGGGCAAGGCGTGGCATCGCTGCCGCTCGAAGCGTGCGCCGACATGCTGGGACTGGACGGCCTGGCGCTGCTCCTGAATCCGGTCGGCGGACCCGCCGAGCTGGTGCAGTCCTACGGTGAGCGCACCGGCGCGCTGGAGGATCTGCAACAGGTTCAGGGCCAGGGGCCCAGCCTGGACGCCGCACGGTTCGGAACCCTGCTGCTGCTGCCCGACGTGGCCGACGACCTCGCGTTCGGCGGTCGCCGCTGGCCCGGCCTGCCCGGCTCCATCGAAGCGTTGAACGTCCGCGCGGTGTTCTCCTTCCCTCTGCGCATCGGGGTCATCGCGCTCGGCGCCCTCACGGGCCACCGCACCGGACCCGGTCCCATGAGCACCGATCAGCTCACCAACGCTTTCGGCCTGGCCGACATCGTCTCCCAGATCACGATCGCCACGGCCGCCCAGACCGAGCTGTCGCAGAACGTCCCGCTCCTTGACGAGCCCGGTCTCCACTTCGCGGAAGTGCACCAGGCCACCGGCATGGTCGCCGCGCAGCTGGAGATCGGCGTCGACCAAGCACTCATCCGGCTGCGTGGCCATGCCTTCAGCCACGACCTGCCCCTGCTGGAGGTCGCGCGCGAGGTACTGGCCCTGCGTCTTTGCCTGGACGGCAACGGCACTCCCGGCCGCCCCGCGTAG
- a CDS encoding TldD/PmbA family protein → MPHSIDEAFTALPLRALADAALARARALGADHADFRFERVRSASWRLRDAKPSGTSDTTDLGYAVRVVHGGTWGFASGVDLTMDAAAKVASQAVAMAKLSAKVIKAAGSKERVELADEPVHADKTWISSYEIDPFSVPDEEKSGLLAEWSSRLLAADGVSHVDASLLTVHENKFYADTAGTVTTQQRVRLHPQLTAVAVDETSGEFDSMRTIAPPVGRGWEYLTGTGWDWDAELARIPEHLAEKMRAPSVQAGSYDLVVDPSNLWLTIHESIGHATELDRALGYEAAYAGTSFATFDQLGKLAYGSSIMNVTGDRTAEHGLSTIGYDDEGVAAQSWDLVKDGTLVGYQLDRRIARLTGFERSNGCAYADSPGHVPVQRMANVSLQPDPGGLSTEDLIGGVDRGIYVVGDRSWSIDMQRYNFQFTQQRAYLIRNGRLAGQLRDVAYQGITPEFWGSMEKVGGPQTYVLGGAFNCGKAQPGQVAAVSHGCPSALFRGVNILNASAESGRP, encoded by the coding sequence GTGCCTCATTCCATCGATGAAGCCTTCACGGCGCTGCCGCTCAGGGCTCTCGCCGACGCCGCGCTGGCCCGCGCGCGTGCCCTGGGCGCCGACCACGCGGACTTCCGCTTCGAGCGCGTGCGCAGCGCGTCCTGGCGGCTGCGGGACGCCAAGCCGTCCGGTACGTCGGACACCACGGACCTCGGCTACGCGGTCCGTGTCGTGCACGGCGGGACCTGGGGGTTCGCATCGGGCGTGGATCTGACGATGGACGCGGCGGCGAAGGTCGCGTCCCAGGCCGTGGCGATGGCGAAGCTCTCGGCCAAGGTCATCAAGGCGGCGGGGTCGAAGGAGCGGGTCGAGCTCGCCGATGAGCCCGTGCACGCGGACAAGACGTGGATCTCCTCGTACGAGATCGACCCCTTCTCCGTGCCGGACGAGGAGAAGAGCGGGCTGCTCGCCGAGTGGAGCTCCCGTCTCCTGGCCGCCGACGGCGTCTCGCACGTCGACGCCTCACTGCTGACCGTGCACGAGAACAAGTTCTACGCGGACACGGCGGGGACGGTGACCACGCAGCAGCGGGTCCGGCTCCACCCGCAGCTCACCGCGGTCGCGGTCGACGAGACGAGCGGTGAGTTCGACTCGATGCGGACGATCGCGCCGCCGGTCGGGCGCGGCTGGGAGTACCTCACCGGCACCGGCTGGGACTGGGACGCCGAGCTGGCCCGTATCCCCGAGCACCTCGCCGAGAAGATGCGGGCGCCGAGCGTGCAGGCCGGTTCGTACGACCTGGTCGTCGACCCCTCGAACCTCTGGCTGACCATCCACGAGTCCATCGGCCACGCCACCGAGCTCGACCGCGCGCTCGGTTACGAAGCGGCGTACGCGGGGACGTCGTTCGCCACCTTCGACCAGCTCGGCAAGCTCGCGTACGGCTCGTCGATCATGAATGTGACGGGCGACAGGACGGCCGAGCACGGCCTGTCGACCATCGGGTACGACGACGAGGGCGTGGCCGCGCAGTCCTGGGACCTGGTGAAGGACGGCACCCTCGTCGGCTACCAGCTGGACCGGCGGATCGCGAGGCTCACCGGCTTCGAGCGCTCCAACGGCTGCGCGTACGCGGACTCCCCCGGGCACGTGCCGGTGCAGCGGATGGCGAACGTGTCGCTCCAGCCGGACCCCGGCGGGCTCTCCACGGAGGACCTGATCGGGGGCGTGGACCGCGGCATCTATGTGGTGGGCGACCGGTCCTGGTCGATCGACATGCAGAGGTACAACTTCCAGTTCACACAGCAGAGGGCATACCTCATCCGGAACGGCCGCCTTGCAGGGCAGCTCCGGGATGTTGCCTATCAGGGAATCACCCCTGAGTTCTGGGGCTCCATGGAGAAGGTCGGCGGACCCCAGACGTACGTACTGGGAGGGGCTTTCAACTGCGGAAAGGCTCAACCAGGACAGGTTGCCGCTGTGTCCCACGGATGCCCGTCCGCACTGTTTCGGGGTGTGAACATCCTGAACGCGTCGGCCGAGTCCGGGCGCCCCTGA
- a CDS encoding ANTAR domain-containing protein yields MARDDQLAAAFVELADTLVQNFDVIAFLHTLADHCVALLDVAAAGVMLATPSGQLVDAAASDERTRLLELASIEWDEGPCRDCYRTKTQVPDVRLGTDEALARWPRFAPRALEAGFTSVVAAPLRLHDQVIGALNLLRDHPGPLDGSQVRLGQALADTATIGVLQQRAVSEQMIVSAQLQAALDSRVTIEQAKGYLAHRRGTGVEEAFHAMRGYARSHQMRLTDVAIQVLRGKADAALLKRHGR; encoded by the coding sequence ATGGCTCGTGATGACCAGCTGGCTGCCGCGTTCGTCGAACTCGCCGACACCTTGGTGCAGAACTTCGATGTGATCGCCTTCCTGCATACGCTCGCCGATCATTGCGTGGCCTTGCTGGACGTGGCGGCGGCAGGGGTGATGCTGGCGACTCCCAGCGGGCAGCTGGTGGATGCGGCGGCCTCGGACGAGCGCACCCGGTTGCTGGAACTGGCGAGCATCGAGTGGGACGAGGGCCCCTGCCGGGACTGCTATCGGACCAAGACGCAGGTTCCGGATGTTCGGCTCGGTACGGATGAGGCCCTCGCGCGATGGCCGCGCTTCGCGCCGCGCGCCCTGGAAGCAGGCTTCACCTCCGTCGTCGCCGCTCCGTTGCGACTGCACGACCAGGTGATCGGGGCCCTGAATCTCCTCCGCGACCACCCGGGCCCACTGGATGGATCTCAGGTGCGACTGGGGCAGGCCCTGGCCGACACCGCAACCATCGGTGTCCTGCAACAGCGGGCGGTGAGTGAACAGATGATCGTGAGTGCCCAGTTGCAGGCGGCGCTCGACAGCCGCGTGACCATCGAACAGGCCAAGGGCTACCTGGCGCATCGGCGCGGCACCGGTGTCGAAGAAGCGTTCCATGCCATGCGTGGCTACGCACGCAGCCATCAGATGCGACTCACGGACGTCGCGATTCAGGTACTGCGAGGCAAGGCCGACGCAGCGCTGCTCAAGCGACACGGTCGGTGA
- the moaA gene encoding GTP 3',8-cyclase MoaA — MLIDTYGRVATDLRVSLTDKCNLRCTYCMPEEGLQWLSKSELLSDDEIVRLVRIAVTQLGITEVRFTGGEPLLRPGLVGIVERCAQLEPRPKMSLTTNGIGLKRTAAALKAAGLDRVNVSLDTLRPDVFKTLTRRDRHKDVLDGLEAARDAGLTPVKVNTVLMPGLNDDEAPDLLAWAVENDYELRFIEQMPLDAQHGWKRDGMITAGDILKSLRTRFELTEEGSGERGSAPAERWVVDGGPHRVGVIASVTRPFCSACDRTRLTADGQVRTCLFATEETDLRAALRANGEGSEAGSDEEIARIWKLAMWGKKAGSGLDDPTFLQPERPMSAIGG, encoded by the coding sequence GTGCTCATCGACACTTATGGCCGAGTGGCCACCGATCTGCGGGTTTCGCTGACCGACAAGTGCAACCTGCGGTGCACGTACTGCATGCCTGAGGAAGGCCTGCAGTGGCTGTCCAAGTCCGAGTTGCTCAGCGACGACGAGATCGTGCGTCTCGTCCGGATCGCCGTGACGCAGCTCGGCATCACCGAGGTCCGCTTCACCGGCGGCGAGCCGCTCCTGCGCCCCGGTCTGGTGGGCATCGTCGAGCGCTGCGCCCAGCTGGAGCCGCGCCCCAAGATGTCCCTGACGACGAACGGCATCGGTCTCAAGCGCACCGCCGCCGCCCTCAAGGCCGCGGGCCTCGACCGGGTCAACGTCTCCCTGGACACGCTGCGCCCCGACGTCTTCAAGACCCTCACCCGCCGTGACCGCCACAAGGACGTCCTGGACGGTCTCGAGGCGGCCCGTGACGCGGGCCTGACCCCGGTCAAGGTGAACACGGTCCTGATGCCGGGCCTGAACGACGACGAGGCCCCGGACCTCCTCGCCTGGGCCGTCGAGAACGACTACGAACTGCGTTTCATCGAGCAGATGCCCCTGGACGCCCAGCACGGCTGGAAGCGCGACGGAATGATCACTGCCGGTGACATCCTGAAGTCTTTGCGTACGCGCTTCGAGCTCACCGAAGAGGGCTCCGGCGAGCGCGGCTCCGCGCCGGCCGAGCGCTGGGTCGTGGACGGCGGGCCGCATCGCGTCGGCGTCATCGCCTCCGTCACCCGCCCGTTCTGCTCGGCCTGCGACCGCACCCGGCTCACGGCCGACGGCCAGGTCCGCACCTGCCTGTTCGCCACCGAGGAGACCGACCTGCGGGCGGCTCTGCGGGCCAATGGGGAGGGCAGCGAGGCCGGTTCGGACGAGGAGATCGCGCGCATATGGAAGCTCGCGATGTGGGGCAAGAAGGCGGGCTCGGGCCTCGACGACCCGACGTTCCTGCAGCCCGAGCGCCCGATGTCGGCGATCGGCGGCTAG
- a CDS encoding metallopeptidase TldD-related protein yields MTSRTNRTNRTNKPHEIVERALELSTADGCVVIADEHSTANLRWAGNALTTNGVTRGRTLTVVATVDGKEGTASGVVSRSAVTAAELEPLVRAAEHAARGAAPAEDAQPLVAGAEESAGFRDSPAETSSAVFADFAPALGEAFATARAGGRELYGFANHELVSSYLGTSTGLRLRHDQPNGTLELNAKSPDRTKSAWAGRATRDFEDVDPGALDAELAKRLGWAQRRIDLPAGRYETILPPTAVADLLIYQLWSASARDAAEGRTVFSRPGGGTRVGDRLAELPLTLRSDPDEPGLESAPFVLAHASGGDSSVFDNGLPLTATEWMRAGELSHLTSTRHSAALTGLPVAPAIDNLVLDGGTDRSLDEMAASTERGLLLTCLWYIREVDPATLLLTGLTRDGVYLVENGEVVGEVNNFRFNESPVDLLSRAAEAGRTEKTLPREWGDWFTRAAMPALRIPDFNMSSVSQGV; encoded by the coding sequence ATGACCTCTCGTACGAACCGGACGAACCGGACGAACAAGCCGCACGAGATCGTCGAGCGCGCACTGGAACTGTCCACCGCCGACGGCTGCGTCGTCATCGCCGACGAGCACTCGACCGCGAACCTGCGCTGGGCGGGCAACGCCCTGACCACGAACGGCGTCACCCGCGGCCGCACCCTCACCGTCGTCGCGACCGTCGACGGCAAGGAAGGCACCGCATCCGGCGTCGTCTCGCGCTCGGCCGTGACCGCCGCCGAGCTGGAGCCCCTGGTCCGCGCCGCCGAGCACGCCGCGCGCGGGGCGGCTCCCGCCGAGGACGCGCAGCCGCTGGTGGCCGGGGCCGAGGAGTCCGCGGGCTTCAGGGACTCCCCCGCCGAGACGTCGTCCGCGGTCTTCGCGGACTTCGCCCCGGCGCTCGGCGAGGCTTTCGCCACGGCGCGCGCGGGCGGGCGTGAGCTGTACGGCTTCGCGAACCACGAGCTCGTGTCGAGCTACCTCGGTACGTCGACGGGGCTGCGCCTGCGGCACGACCAGCCGAACGGCACCCTTGAGCTGAACGCCAAGTCCCCGGACCGCACGAAGTCGGCGTGGGCGGGGCGTGCCACCCGGGACTTCGAGGACGTCGACCCGGGGGCGCTCGACGCCGAGCTCGCCAAGCGCCTGGGGTGGGCACAGCGGCGCATCGATCTGCCGGCCGGGCGGTACGAGACGATCCTGCCGCCGACGGCCGTCGCGGACCTGCTGATCTACCAGCTGTGGTCGGCGTCGGCCCGGGACGCGGCCGAGGGCCGGACGGTGTTCTCCAGGCCCGGCGGCGGCACCCGCGTCGGCGACCGGCTCGCCGAGCTGCCCCTGACGCTGCGCAGCGACCCGGACGAGCCGGGCCTGGAGTCCGCCCCGTTCGTCCTCGCGCACGCCTCCGGCGGCGACTCGTCCGTCTTCGACAACGGGCTGCCGCTGACCGCCACCGAGTGGATGCGCGCCGGCGAGCTCTCGCACCTGACCAGCACCCGGCACAGCGCGGCCTTGACCGGCCTGCCGGTGGCCCCGGCCATCGACAACCTCGTCCTGGACGGCGGCACGGACCGCTCCCTCGACGAGATGGCGGCGAGCACGGAGAGAGGGCTGCTCCTGACCTGCCTCTGGTACATCCGCGAGGTCGACCCGGCCACCCTGCTGCTCACCGGACTCACCCGGGACGGCGTCTACCTCGTCGAGAACGGCGAGGTCGTGGGCGAGGTGAACAACTTCCGCTTCAACGAGTCGCCCGTCGACCTGCTCTCGCGGGCCGCCGAGGCCGGGCGCACGGAGAAGACGCTGCCCCGGGAGTGGGGCGACTGGTTCACCAGGGCCGCGATGCCCGCCCTGCGCATCCCCGACTTCAACATGAGCTCGGTCAGCCAAGGCGTGTGA
- the fabI gene encoding enoyl-ACP reductase FabI — translation MSGILDGKKILITGVLMESSIAFHAAKVAQEQGAEIILTAFPRPTLTERIARKLPKPAKVIELDVTNQEHLDRLAGLVKDELGGLDGIVHSIGFAPQGAFNFLEATFEDVATAMHVSAFSLKSLTMACRPLMPNGGSVVGLTFDAQFAWPKYDWMGPAKAALEATSRYLARDLGKENIRCNMISAGPIGSMAAKSIPGFADLADVWNTRSPLDWDMADPEPAGRGIVALLSDFFPKTTGEIIHVDGGVHMMGA, via the coding sequence ATGAGCGGAATTCTCGACGGCAAGAAGATTTTGATCACGGGCGTTCTGATGGAGTCCTCCATCGCGTTCCACGCGGCCAAGGTCGCGCAGGAGCAGGGCGCCGAGATCATCCTCACCGCCTTCCCGCGCCCCACGCTCACCGAGCGCATCGCCAGGAAGCTGCCCAAGCCCGCCAAGGTCATCGAGCTCGACGTGACCAACCAGGAGCACCTGGACCGGCTCGCGGGCCTGGTCAAGGACGAGCTCGGCGGCCTCGACGGCATCGTGCACTCCATCGGCTTCGCTCCGCAGGGTGCCTTCAACTTCCTCGAGGCGACCTTCGAGGACGTCGCGACGGCGATGCACGTCTCGGCGTTCTCCCTGAAGTCGCTCACCATGGCCTGCCGCCCGCTGATGCCGAACGGCGGCTCCGTCGTGGGGCTGACCTTCGACGCGCAGTTCGCCTGGCCGAAGTACGACTGGATGGGCCCGGCCAAGGCCGCCCTCGAGGCCACCTCGCGCTACCTCGCCCGCGACCTGGGCAAGGAGAACATCCGCTGCAACATGATCTCCGCGGGCCCGATCGGCTCCATGGCGGCCAAGTCCATCCCGGGCTTCGCCGACCTTGCCGACGTGTGGAACACCCGTTCCCCGCTGGACTGGGACATGGCCGACCCGGAGCCCGCGGGCCGCGGCATCGTCGCGCTGCTCTCGGACTTCTTCCCGAAGACCACGGGCGAGATCATCCACGTCGACGGCGGCGTGCACATGATGGGTGCCTGA
- a CDS encoding FadR/GntR family transcriptional regulator, with amino-acid sequence MPLTTPHRSALSEQVIAELRNQISSGEWPVGSRIPTEPELVEQLGVARNTVREAVRALAHNGLLDIRQGSGTYVVAESELAGVMQRRFADADPRHIAELRSALESSAAKLAAQRRTERDLKQLDALLERREEAWATGDAEAFVAADATFHLAVVAASHNDVMTAMYADLGEVMRDWLREDVGEKLTPESHMDHARLVDAIRENDAEAAAKEAAAYPFMCRPELFTSGG; translated from the coding sequence ATGCCGCTGACCACCCCTCACCGCTCGGCGCTCTCCGAACAGGTCATCGCCGAGCTGCGTAACCAGATCTCCTCGGGAGAGTGGCCGGTCGGCTCCCGCATTCCCACCGAGCCCGAGCTGGTCGAGCAGCTGGGCGTGGCGCGCAACACCGTCCGGGAGGCGGTCCGCGCCCTCGCGCACAACGGCCTCCTCGACATCCGCCAGGGCTCCGGCACGTATGTCGTCGCGGAGAGCGAACTGGCCGGCGTGATGCAGCGCAGGTTCGCCGACGCGGATCCGCGGCACATCGCGGAGCTGCGCAGCGCCCTGGAGTCGAGCGCGGCGAAGCTGGCCGCGCAGCGGCGCACCGAGCGCGACCTCAAGCAGCTCGACGCCCTGCTGGAGCGCCGCGAGGAGGCCTGGGCCACCGGTGACGCCGAGGCCTTCGTGGCGGCCGACGCGACCTTCCACCTGGCCGTCGTGGCCGCGTCCCACAACGACGTGATGACGGCGATGTACGCGGACCTCGGCGAGGTCATGCGCGACTGGCTGCGCGAGGACGTCGGCGAGAAACTGACCCCCGAGAGCCACATGGACCACGCCCGGCTCGTCGACGCGATCCGCGAGAACGACGCGGAGGCGGCCGCCAAGGAAGCCGCCGCCTACCCGTTCATGTGCCGCCCGGAGCTGTTCACTTCTGGTGGCTGA
- the fabG gene encoding 3-oxoacyl-[acyl-carrier-protein] reductase codes for MSRSVLVTGGNRGIGLAIAHVFADAGDKVAITYRSGEPPQALTDLGVLAVKCDITDTEQVEQAYKEIEEKHGPVEVLVANAGITKDQLLMRMSEEDFTSVLDTNLTGTFRVVKRANRGMLRAKKGRVVLISSVVGLMGGPGQANYAASKAGLVGFARSLARELGSRNLTFNVVAPGFVDTDMTKALTDDQRSNIMAQVPLGRYAQPEEIAAAVKFLASDDASYITGAVIPVDGGLGMGH; via the coding sequence TTGAGCCGCTCGGTTCTCGTCACCGGAGGAAACCGGGGCATCGGCCTCGCCATCGCCCACGTCTTCGCCGACGCCGGCGACAAGGTCGCGATCACCTACCGCTCGGGTGAACCGCCCCAGGCCCTCACCGACCTCGGAGTCCTCGCCGTCAAGTGCGACATCACCGACACCGAGCAGGTGGAGCAGGCCTACAAGGAGATCGAGGAGAAGCACGGTCCGGTGGAGGTCCTGGTGGCAAACGCCGGGATCACCAAGGACCAGCTCCTCATGCGGATGTCCGAGGAGGACTTCACGTCCGTCCTCGACACCAACCTCACCGGCACCTTCCGTGTCGTGAAGCGCGCCAACCGCGGCATGCTGCGCGCCAAGAAGGGCCGCGTCGTGCTGATCTCCTCCGTCGTCGGCCTGATGGGCGGCCCGGGGCAGGCGAACTACGCCGCCTCCAAGGCGGGCCTGGTCGGCTTCGCGCGCTCGCTCGCCCGGGAACTCGGGTCGCGCAATCTCACCTTCAACGTCGTGGCGCCCGGTTTCGTCGACACCGACATGACCAAGGCGCTCACCGACGACCAGCGGTCGAACATCATGGCGCAGGTGCCGCTCGGCCGTTACGCGCAGCCCGAGGAGATCGCTGCCGCGGTGAAGTTCCTCGCCTCGGACGACGCCTCGTACATCACTGGAGCCGTCATCCCGGTTGACGGCGGATTGGGCATGGGTCACTGA
- a CDS encoding DUF3099 domain-containing protein → MRKQSGAQVFRITGARQGLEDDVRGRQRRYVISMSIRTLSVIAAAVLWNVERHVAFVALVLGILLPYVSVVIANAGRENTPSLPSTFVPAPSRPMLAPPVARDESAEPVPEAGTGPARGEPNAPSGHQN, encoded by the coding sequence ATGCGGAAGCAGAGCGGCGCCCAGGTCTTCCGGATCACAGGGGCCCGGCAGGGACTCGAGGACGACGTGCGCGGCCGGCAGCGACGGTACGTGATCTCGATGTCGATCCGTACGCTTTCGGTCATTGCCGCGGCGGTGCTGTGGAACGTCGAGCGGCACGTTGCTTTCGTCGCACTGGTGCTCGGCATCCTCCTGCCGTACGTCTCCGTGGTGATCGCCAACGCCGGCAGGGAGAACACTCCTTCACTGCCGTCGACCTTCGTACCGGCGCCGTCCCGGCCGATGCTCGCGCCGCCCGTCGCGCGCGACGAGTCCGCGGAACCCGTCCCGGAAGCCGGCACGGGCCCCGCGCGGGGCGAGCCCAACGCTCCGTCGGGCCACCAGAACTGA